Proteins encoded within one genomic window of Congzhengia minquanensis:
- a CDS encoding AraC family transcriptional regulator translates to MELFHLLDISKSISVMEVGRQECPPGHAWSLYLLDRTVIHYVESGKGTYVCSGKTFHLKKGDAFYIPTHTRGRYQADEADPWRYTWIYFGGNTGDKFYEDLGLSKAAPIYTSSNPELVNESIGRLEQQAAAGGTYAVMSGLYSVLDAMTVHNSNQALGKRKSGEEYVAACKSYIMSKSCEKITVSDLCGLVKIDRTYLYRLFQEHFKMGPKEYILKTKLDMASQLLTESPLSVSEVAGLVGYEDPFAFSKQFKQHFGVSPKEYGAKHKNLK, encoded by the coding sequence ATGGAATTATTCCATCTGTTAGACATTTCAAAAAGCATCTCTGTTATGGAGGTGGGGAGACAGGAGTGTCCGCCGGGGCACGCTTGGTCGCTTTATCTGTTAGACCGCACGGTAATTCACTACGTTGAAAGCGGCAAGGGCACCTATGTTTGCAGCGGCAAGACCTTTCACCTAAAAAAAGGCGACGCATTTTACATCCCCACCCACACCCGGGGGCGCTATCAGGCGGATGAAGCCGACCCGTGGCGCTACACTTGGATTTATTTCGGCGGCAATACCGGCGATAAATTTTATGAGGATTTGGGACTATCAAAAGCAGCGCCCATTTACACTAGTAGCAATCCCGAGCTGGTGAATGAATCCATTGGCCGATTGGAGCAGCAGGCAGCGGCCGGCGGCACCTACGCCGTTATGAGCGGCCTATACAGCGTTCTGGACGCAATGACGGTACATAATAGCAATCAGGCGTTGGGTAAAAGGAAAAGCGGGGAGGAATATGTCGCTGCCTGCAAAAGCTACATTATGTCCAAAAGCTGTGAAAAAATAACTGTAAGTGATTTGTGCGGTCTGGTGAAAATTGATAGAACGTATCTTTACCGTTTGTTTCAAGAACACTTTAAAATGGGGCCGAAGGAATATATTTTAAAAACAAAACTGGATATGGCCAGCCAGCTGCTGACGGAAAGCCCGCTTTCTGTTTCCGAAGTGGCGGGATTGGTGGGATATGAAGACCCCTTTGCGTTTTCTAAACAGTTTAAACAGCATTTTGGGGTT